In Penicillium psychrofluorescens genome assembly, chromosome: 5, a single window of DNA contains:
- a CDS encoding uncharacterized protein (ID:PFLUO_007810-T1.cds;~source:funannotate), translating to MDAFEYNSNPGRVIFGSGTLQKLPDEIARLQLKAPLVLSTPQQISQAESVKAVLKGQVAGIFTEATMHTPTHITDKALEYAQAQGADSVISIGGGSTIGLGKAISIRTGLPHISIPTTYAGSEMTPILGETADGLKKTRSDPKILPGTVIYDVDLTMTLPPAMSATSGINAIAHAVEALYARNTNPIINMMAIEGTRALASSLPEIVENPSSQSARSKALYGAWLCGTCLGSVGMSIHHKLCHTLGGSFNLPHAETHTAVLPHAISYNAPNIPEAMKQLADALPDSNGDAIHGLNVLLTKVKVKRGLNDFGMKEEDVDKAADIAVSNPYWNPRAIERAPIRELIRRVWAGEPARADL from the exons atggaCGCCTTCGAGTACAACTCCAACCCTGGCCgcgtcatcttcggcagcggCACGCTCCAAAAACTGCCCGATGAGATCGCCCGGCTGCAACTCAAAGCACCGCTGGTGCTGTCCACACCACAGCAGATCAGCCAGGCCGAGAGCGTCAAGGCCGTACTCAAGGGCCAAGTCGCGGGAATCTTCACCGAGGCGACCATGCACACCCCGACCCATATCACGGACAAGGCCCTCGAGTACGCCCAGGCGCAGGGCGCCGACTCGGTCATCTCCATTGGCGGTGGTAGCACTATTGGCTTGGGCAAAGCGATCAGTATCCGCACGGGCTTGCCGCATATCTCTATTCCAACGACCTATGCTGGTAGCGAGATGACCCCGATTCTGGGGGAGACTGCCGACGGCTTGAAGAAGACTCGCTCCGACCCAAAGATCTTGCCGGGGACGGTCATTTACGATGTCGACTTGACCATGACCCTGCCGCCGGCGATGAGTGCCACTAGCGGTATCAACGCCATCGCGCACGCCG TTGAGGCGCTCTACGCCCGGAACACCAACCCGATCATCAACATGATGGCCATTGAGGGCACGCGGGCGCTGgcctcctccctccccgaGATTGTCGAAAACccatcctcccagtccgcACGTTCCAAGGCCCTATACGGCGCCTGGCTATGTGGAACCTGCCTGGGCAGCGTGGGCATGTCCATCCATCACAAACTGTGCCACACGCTCGGCGGCAGCTTCAACCTCCCCCACGCGGAGACACACACCGCCGTCCTGCCGCATGCTATCTCCTACAATGCACCCAACATCCCGGAAGCCATGAAGCAACTGGCTGATGCACTTCCCGATAGCAATGGCGATGCCATCCACGGGCTGAATGTCCTTCTGACCAAGGTCAAGGTCAAGCGCGGGTTGAATGACTTTGggatgaaagaggaggaCGTTGATAAGGCGGCTGATATTGCTGTTTCAAATCCGTACTGGAATCCCCGCGCCATTGAGCGGGCACCTATTCGTGAGTTGATCCGGCGGGTCTGGGCCGGTGAGCCGGCGCGGGCAGATCTGTAA
- a CDS encoding uncharacterized protein (ID:PFLUO_007812-T1.cds;~source:funannotate), translated as MAAARAQQAGTLTTETHPSLTWEKCASGGSCTEQSGYVVVDANWRWVHDINSSTNCYTGNTWDATLCPDDTTCAANCALDGADYSGTYGVTTDGSALTLGFVTGSNVGSRLYLMEDDSTYQIFQLLNQEFTFDVDVSNLPCGLNGALYFVSMDADGGMSEYSGNKAGAKYGTGYCDSQCPRDLKFINGQANVDGWEPSSNDANTGIGGHGSCCAEMDVWEANSISTALTPHPCDTASQTMCDADSCGGTYSTSRYGGTCDPDGCDFNPYRMGNTSFYGPGEIVDTNSKMTVVTQFITSDGTDTGTLSEINRIYVQNGVVIANSNSDVSGVSGNSITSDFCTAQKTAFGDEDIFSQHGGMSGMSTALSGGMVLVMSLWDDYYADMLWLDSDYPTNATATDPGVARGTCSTSSGDPATVESQSGSANVVFSNIKVGPIGSTYSS; from the exons ATGGCGGCCGCTCGCGCTCAGCAGGCTGGTACGCTGACGACTGAGACTCACCCCTCTCTGACGTGGGAGAAGTGCGCATCTGGTGGTAGCTGCACTGAGCAGTCTGGATATGTAGTCGTTGACGCCAATTGGCGCTGGGTTCACGACATCAACAGCTCGACGAATTGCTATACCGGTAACACG TGGGATGCAACTCTCTGCCCAGACGACACTACCTGTGCCGCGAACTGCGCTCTGGATGGCGCCGACTACTCCGGTACCTATGGCGTGACGACCGACGGCAGCGCCCTGACCTTGGGTTTTGTCACCGGCTCGAATGTTGGCTCGCGTCTCTATCTGATGGAGGACGACAGCACCTATCAGATTTTCCAACTTTTGAACCAGGAGTTCACGTTTGACGTGGATGTTTCGAACCTCCCGTGCGGCCTTAACGGTGCTTTGTACTTTGTCTCCATGGATGCCGACGGTGGCATGTCCGAGTATAGCGGCAACAAGGCTGGAGCCAAATACGGCACAGGCTACTGTGACTCGCAATGCCCTCGGGATCTGAAATTTATCAATGGCCAG GCCAACGTGGACGGTTGGGAGCCCTCCAGCAACGACGCAAACACCGGTATCGGCGGCCACGGCTCATGCTGTGCGGAGATGGACGTGTGGGAGGCCAACAGCATTTCCACCGCTCTGACTCCTCACCCTTGCGATACCGCCAGCCAGACTATGTGTGATGCCGACAGCTGCGGCGGAACATACTCGACTAGCCGCTATGGAGGTACCTGCGACCCTGACGGATGTGACTTCAACCCTTACCGCATGGGCAACACGAGCTTTTACGGACCCGGCGAGATTGTCGACACAAACTCCAAGATGACGGTAGTGACGCAGTTTATCACCAGCGACGGCACGGACACCGGCACCCTCAGCGAGATCAATCGTATCTACGTGCAGAATGGAGTGGTCATCGCCAACTCGAACTCGGACGTCAGCGGCGTGAGCGGTAACTCGATTACTTCGGACTTCTGCACGGCCCAGAAGACGGCGTTTGGTGACGAGGATATCTTTTCGCAACACGGCGGCATGTCCGGTATGAGCACGGCTCTGTCCGGAGGCATGGTGCTCGTCATGAGCCTGTGGGATGATTACTATGCCGATATGCTCTGGCTCGACAGCGACTATCCCACCAACGCGACGGCCACCGACCCCGGCGTTGCTCGTGGTACTTGCTCGACCAGCTCTGGTGACCCGGCCACGGTCGAGTCGCAGTCTGGGTCGGCCAATGTGGTCTTTTCCAACATCAAGGTTGGTCCGATCGGGTCGACCTACTCGTCGTAG
- a CDS encoding uncharacterized protein (ID:PFLUO_007811-T1.cds;~source:funannotate), whose protein sequence is MFDTVCTLPLSADLFTQSIHPQEPVVSVGLASGHVQTFRLPLEDGDSEDGASNSSARNGKGHIDTMWRTRRHKGSCRCLGFGVDGQALYSAGTDGLVKAANVETGQVENKIVIPLGKNGSVDAPTVIHALSPQTLLLATDSSALHLYDLRIPYSKVSARPEQSHHPHDDYISSLTPLPASETSTSGFSKQWVTTGGTTLAVTDLRRGVLVRSENQEEELISSAYISGLPSTGTSRGQKLIVGGSSGVMTLWEKGAWDDQDERVYVHRDADGGESIETLSVTPDFLGKGKLVAAGLGNGLVKFVRIGSNKVVSEVMHDETEGVVGLGFDVEGRMVSGGGQVVKVWHEAVGSAGESAGEKHMLGSASDDSEAESADSDRDERQGDKNRKKRKRVKGKDRSANQQVMAFHDMD, encoded by the exons ATGTTTGACACGGTCTGCACTCTGCCGCTCTCGGCAGACCTGTTCACCCAGTCCATTCACCCCCAAGAACCCGTGGTCTCGGTTGGGCTGGCGTCGGGCCATGTCCAGACCTTCCGCTTACCTCTGGAGGATGGAGACAGCGAGGACGGAGCTTCGAACTCGTCCGCACGCAATGGCAAGGGACACATCGATACCATGTGGCGAACGAGGCGACACAAGGGCAGCTGCCGGTGCTTAGGGTTCGGCGTGGACGGCCAGGCGCTGTACTCGGCGGGCACGGACGGGCTCGTGAAAGCGGCCAATGTAGAGACGGGCCAGGTGGAGAACAAGATTGTCATTCCTTTGGGGAAAAATGG CTCTGTCGACGCTCCTACGGTCATCCACGCGCTATCTCCTCAGACGCTCTTGCTCGCCACGGACTCGAGCGCACTGCATCTCTACGATCTGCGCATTCCCTACTCAAAGGTCTCAGCTCGGCCCGAGCAGTCGCACCACCCGCATGATGATTACATCTCGTCTCTGACTCCGCTACCAGCCTCTGAGACGAGTACTTCGGGCTTCAGCAAGCAATGGGTGACAACCGGCGGGACGACCCTGGCGGTGACCGATCTACGACGAGGCGTCCTGGTGCGCAGCGAgaaccaagaagaagaattgATCAGCTCGGCATATATCAGCGGGCTACCGTCCACTGGAACGAGCCGCGGCCAAAAATTGATCGTGGGGGGCTCCAGCGGTGTGATGACGCTCTGGGAAAAGGGCGCATGGGATGACCAGGATGAGCGAGTCTACGTGCACCGTGACGCTgacggcggcgagtccaTTGAGACGCTGTCCGTCACCCCGGACTTTTTGGGCAAGGGGAAGCTCGTGGCCGCTGGTCTAGGCAACGGGCTGGTGAAGTTTGTGCGCATTGGGTCCAACAAAGTGGTTTCGGAGGTCATGCACGACGAAACCGAGGGTGTCGTTGGCTTGGGATTTGACGTCGAAGGACGCATGGTCTCGGGTGGCGGGCAAGTGGTCAAGGTCTGGCATGAGGCGGTTGGCAGCGCCGGTGAATCGGCAGGCGAGAAGCACATGCTTGGCAGTGCCAGTGACGACAGCGAGGCCGAGTCCGCAGATAGCGATCGAGACGAGCGGCAGGGCGACAAGAATcggaagaagcgcaagcgggtcaagggcaaggacCGCAGCGCTAACCAACAGGTCATGGCCTTTCACGACATGGACTGA